In Kitasatospora sp. NA04385, a single genomic region encodes these proteins:
- a CDS encoding chaplin yields MATGSVLASTAGYAHAAADAHGVAANSPGVGSGNAVQVPVELPVNACGNTINVIGLLNPAYGNDCSNVSAGGHTGGSRAGSGGHTGTGTGGHGGSTAGSGSSASGTTSGSPGVASGNNVQVPVTAPVDACGNSVNVVGLGNPAFGNDCSNTGTPHQHPTTPPHTNPPGDDCPETGGHPSTPPSTPPSTPPSTPPTDRNGGPNGDESPTPQPPATPQTTVTQARAAAPAVADQAQLASTGASGLEVIAPAGIALLLGGGVLYRRSRSLARR; encoded by the coding sequence ATGGCCACCGGCAGCGTGCTGGCCTCGACCGCGGGCTACGCCCACGCGGCCGCCGATGCGCACGGCGTGGCGGCCAACTCGCCCGGCGTGGGTTCCGGGAACGCGGTGCAGGTGCCCGTGGAGCTCCCCGTGAACGCCTGCGGCAACACGATCAACGTGATCGGCCTGCTCAACCCGGCGTACGGCAACGACTGCTCCAACGTCAGCGCCGGCGGCCACACCGGCGGCAGCCGCGCCGGCAGCGGCGGCCACACCGGCACCGGCACCGGGGGCCACGGCGGCAGCACCGCCGGGTCGGGCTCCTCCGCGAGCGGGACGACCAGCGGCTCGCCCGGTGTCGCCTCGGGCAACAACGTGCAGGTGCCGGTCACCGCGCCGGTCGACGCCTGCGGCAACTCGGTCAACGTGGTGGGCCTCGGCAACCCGGCGTTCGGCAACGACTGCTCGAACACCGGCACCCCGCACCAGCACCCGACCACCCCGCCGCACACCAACCCGCCCGGCGACGACTGCCCGGAGACCGGCGGCCACCCCAGCACCCCGCCGTCCACCCCGCCGTCCACTCCGCCGTCCACCCCGCCCACCGACCGCAACGGCGGCCCCAACGGCGACGAGTCGCCCACGCCGCAGCCGCCCGCCACCCCCCAGACCACCGTGACCCAGGCCCGGGCCGCCGCCCCCGCCGTCGCGGACCAGGCGCAGCTGGCCTCCACCGGCGCATCCGGCCTGGAGGTCATCGCCCCGGCCGGGATCGCGCTGCTGCTCGGCGGCGGCGTGCTCTACCGCCGCTCGCGGTCCCTCGCCCGCCGCTGA
- a CDS encoding DUF5703 family protein: MPTKTVRLPEYEYQSLRLPRGTSRNAARQLLTEHAEYGNWELDRLRLFPDGSRTVRLKRRIIRQVRSTW; the protein is encoded by the coding sequence ATCCCTACCAAAACGGTCCGGCTTCCGGAGTACGAGTACCAGTCGCTCCGCCTGCCCCGCGGCACCAGCAGGAACGCCGCGCGGCAGCTCCTCACCGAGCACGCCGAGTACGGGAACTGGGAGCTGGACCGGCTCCGGCTGTTCCCCGACGGCAGCCGCACGGTCCGGTTGAAGCGGCGGATCATCCGGCAGGTCCGTTCCACCTGGTAG
- a CDS encoding helix-hairpin-helix domain-containing protein, with the protein MTTPEQSPTERPAEPTAAPAAPATPDDGAGRPAEAPLTGEERAAKVAALAKAIGAINANDIVAPPPPPREVEPAEAAEPATEAAGVEEAAADGPSTDGPSAGAPSERPARRPVDVPAERPARRPTAHPGAAAPVDDAQRKAALAAVAEVLAAGGAPADLAPAALAALGEGAAEQLREDPWAVLSLPGVRPEHADGFAKALLGPAAQPGDQRRAQALVSWLLEQAALRGHSAQELGEVAEALRAQRVPDPEGALQAVLVDGRVMPFQEELPMPPGSHDEDEEPPVRTMLALERLALAEESLGEGLVRLLSTFDPGEDGSDAGGGSNAEGAGDGSDANAEDAGDGSDANAEDAGDGSDANAEDAGDGSDANAEDAGDGSDANAEDAGDGSDAGESAESGARPGPAAWAEAAAAAPSRSAQALVRAAADSGLVLHTGGEAARAEPAALLHAAAGLGLRAWAATWTGQGRDALAALLPEGSPAAGRIGTLPELLYGADVPRAVDGTLELDVLVVLDAPLLDVETAATLLEAVADGARLVLSGDPGGLWSAGPGRFFADLLAAKACPAVASLTPDFGPIGELVSGVGIGELQPVDAPDKEVVILTAQDGGEAVHRAVQLLTDSIPRALSVPPEQTVLLTPGHGGPAGTRALNAAAKKQLNPGPGRFGGFDPGDRVVHSPALGVNLPGRVLDGDASGLHVELADGGRITLTPAQAGKLRHGWAVTAHQAVGRRWPAVVVVLPPEASGQLTRQWVYSAFGRAERHLSVVHAAGPALAQAVAERPAQDRTTRLRSVLTAQ; encoded by the coding sequence ATGACCACCCCCGAGCAGAGCCCGACCGAGCGCCCGGCGGAGCCGACGGCCGCTCCGGCCGCCCCGGCCACCCCGGACGACGGCGCCGGGCGGCCCGCCGAGGCCCCGCTCACCGGTGAGGAGCGCGCCGCCAAGGTGGCCGCGCTCGCCAAGGCGATCGGCGCGATCAACGCGAACGACATCGTCGCTCCGCCGCCGCCCCCGCGCGAGGTCGAACCGGCGGAGGCCGCCGAGCCCGCCACCGAGGCAGCGGGTGTGGAGGAGGCGGCCGCTGACGGGCCGTCCACTGACGGGCCGTCGGCCGGTGCCCCGTCCGAGCGCCCGGCCCGCCGCCCCGTTGACGTCCCCGCCGAGCGCCCGGCCCGCCGTCCGACCGCGCACCCCGGCGCCGCCGCCCCGGTCGACGACGCGCAGCGCAAGGCCGCACTGGCCGCCGTCGCCGAGGTGCTGGCGGCCGGCGGTGCGCCCGCCGACCTCGCGCCCGCCGCGCTGGCCGCGCTCGGCGAGGGCGCGGCCGAGCAGCTGCGGGAGGACCCGTGGGCGGTGCTCTCGCTGCCCGGGGTGCGCCCCGAGCACGCGGACGGCTTCGCCAAGGCGCTGCTCGGCCCGGCCGCCCAGCCGGGCGACCAGCGCCGCGCCCAGGCGCTGGTGTCCTGGCTGCTGGAGCAGGCCGCGCTGCGCGGGCACTCGGCGCAGGAGCTCGGCGAGGTCGCCGAGGCACTGCGCGCCCAGCGGGTGCCGGACCCGGAGGGCGCGCTGCAGGCGGTGCTGGTGGACGGGCGGGTGATGCCGTTCCAGGAGGAGCTGCCGATGCCGCCGGGCAGCCACGACGAGGACGAGGAGCCGCCCGTCCGCACCATGCTGGCGCTGGAGCGGCTGGCGCTGGCGGAGGAGAGCCTCGGCGAGGGCCTGGTCCGGCTGCTGTCGACCTTCGACCCGGGCGAGGACGGCTCGGATGCGGGGGGCGGCTCGAACGCGGAGGGCGCGGGGGACGGCTCGGACGCGAACGCGGAGGACGCGGGGGACGGCTCGGACGCGAACGCGGAGGACGCGGGGGACGGCTCGGACGCGAACGCGGAGGACGCGGGGGACGGCTCGGACGCGAACGCGGAGGACGCGGGGGACGGCTCGGACGCGAACGCGGAGGACGCGGGGGACGGCTCGGATGCGGGGGAGTCGGCGGAGTCGGGTGCCCGGCCCGGCCCGGCCGCCTGGGCGGAGGCCGCCGCGGCCGCGCCCTCGCGCTCCGCGCAGGCGCTGGTCCGGGCCGCGGCCGACTCCGGCCTGGTGCTGCACACCGGCGGCGAGGCGGCCCGGGCCGAACCGGCCGCGCTACTGCACGCCGCCGCCGGTCTCGGCCTGCGGGCCTGGGCCGCCACCTGGACCGGCCAGGGGCGGGACGCGCTGGCGGCGCTGCTGCCGGAGGGCTCCCCCGCCGCCGGGCGGATCGGCACCCTGCCCGAGCTGCTGTACGGCGCGGACGTGCCGCGCGCGGTGGACGGCACCCTCGAACTGGACGTCCTGGTGGTGCTGGACGCCCCGCTGCTGGACGTGGAGACCGCGGCGACGCTGCTGGAGGCGGTGGCGGACGGCGCCCGGCTGGTGCTCTCCGGAGACCCGGGCGGCCTGTGGTCGGCCGGTCCGGGCCGGTTCTTCGCCGACCTGCTGGCCGCCAAGGCGTGCCCGGCCGTGGCGTCCCTCACCCCGGACTTCGGGCCGATCGGCGAGCTGGTCTCCGGGGTCGGCATCGGCGAGCTCCAGCCGGTGGACGCCCCGGACAAGGAGGTGGTGATCCTCACCGCGCAGGACGGCGGCGAGGCCGTGCACCGGGCCGTCCAGCTGCTGACCGACTCGATCCCGCGCGCGCTGTCCGTCCCGCCCGAGCAGACGGTGCTGCTGACCCCGGGCCACGGCGGCCCGGCCGGCACCCGGGCGCTGAACGCGGCCGCCAAGAAGCAGCTGAACCCCGGCCCCGGCCGGTTCGGCGGCTTCGACCCGGGCGACCGGGTGGTGCACTCCCCCGCACTGGGCGTCAACCTGCCCGGGCGGGTGCTGGACGGCGACGCGAGCGGCCTGCACGTGGAGCTGGCCGACGGCGGCCGGATCACGCTGACCCCGGCGCAGGCCGGGAAGCTGCGCCACGGCTGGGCGGTGACGGCCCACCAGGCGGTCGGGCGGCGCTGGCCCGCGGTGGTCGTGGTGCTGCCGCCGGAGGCGTCCGGGCAGTTGACCAGGCAATGGGTGTACTCGGCGTTCGGCCGGGCCGAGCGGCACCTGTCGGTGGTGCACGCGGCGGGCCCGGCGCTGGCCCAGGCGGTCGCGGAGCGGCCCGCGCAGGACCGCACCACCCGGCTGCGCTCGGTGCTCACCGCGCAGTAG
- a CDS encoding M20/M25/M40 family metallo-hydrolase, with amino-acid sequence MSVGSERAVTAESEVAEICRDLIRIDTSNYGDGSGPGERKAAEYVAEQLAEFGLEPQIFESAKGRASTVVRIEGEDRSRPGLLIHGHTDVVPANADDWRVHPFSGEITDGCVWGRGAVDMKDMDAMTLAVVRDRLRTGRKPPRDLVLAFLADEEAGGTYGARFLVDRHPELFEGVTEAIGEVGGFSFTVNDRARLYLVETAEKGMHWMRLTVEGRAGHGSMTNDDNAITELCEAVARLGRHQFPLRITKTVRAFLDELSDALGVPLDPEDMDETLRILGGIAKMIGTTLRNTAQPTMLGAGYKVNVIPGQATAHVDGRFLPGYEEEFLAELDSVLGPRVKRESLHHDKAIETSFDGALVEAMQTALRAEDPIARAVPYCLSGGTDAKSFQDLGIRCFGFAPLQLPPELDFAGMFHGVDERVPVDGLKFGVRVLDRFIDLA; translated from the coding sequence ATGAGCGTGGGCAGCGAGCGCGCAGTGACGGCCGAGTCGGAGGTCGCGGAGATCTGCCGCGACCTGATCCGGATCGACACCAGCAACTACGGCGACGGTTCGGGCCCGGGGGAGCGGAAGGCCGCCGAGTACGTGGCCGAGCAGCTCGCCGAGTTCGGGCTGGAGCCGCAGATCTTCGAGTCGGCCAAGGGCCGGGCGTCCACCGTGGTGCGGATCGAGGGCGAGGACCGGTCCCGGCCGGGCCTGCTGATCCACGGGCACACCGACGTGGTGCCGGCCAACGCCGACGACTGGCGGGTCCACCCGTTCTCCGGGGAGATCACCGACGGCTGCGTGTGGGGCCGCGGCGCCGTCGACATGAAGGACATGGACGCGATGACGCTCGCGGTGGTCCGCGACCGGCTGCGCACCGGCCGCAAGCCCCCGCGCGACCTGGTGCTCGCGTTCCTCGCGGACGAGGAGGCCGGCGGCACGTACGGCGCCCGGTTCCTGGTGGACCGGCACCCGGAGCTGTTCGAGGGCGTCACCGAGGCGATCGGCGAGGTCGGCGGCTTCTCCTTCACCGTCAACGACCGGGCCCGGCTGTACCTGGTGGAGACGGCGGAGAAGGGCATGCACTGGATGCGCCTGACCGTCGAGGGCCGGGCCGGGCACGGCTCGATGACCAACGACGACAACGCGATCACCGAGCTGTGCGAGGCGGTGGCCCGGCTCGGCCGGCACCAGTTCCCGCTGCGGATCACCAAGACCGTCCGGGCCTTCCTGGACGAGCTCTCGGACGCGCTGGGCGTCCCGCTCGACCCGGAGGACATGGACGAGACGCTGCGCATCCTCGGCGGCATCGCCAAGATGATCGGCACCACCCTGCGCAACACCGCCCAGCCGACCATGCTCGGCGCCGGCTACAAGGTGAACGTGATCCCCGGCCAGGCCACCGCGCACGTGGACGGCCGCTTCCTGCCCGGCTACGAGGAGGAGTTCCTGGCCGAGCTGGACAGCGTGCTCGGCCCGCGGGTGAAGCGGGAGAGCCTGCACCACGACAAGGCGATCGAGACCAGCTTCGACGGCGCCCTGGTCGAGGCGATGCAGACCGCGCTGCGCGCCGAGGACCCGATCGCCCGGGCCGTCCCCTACTGCCTGTCCGGCGGCACCGACGCCAAGTCCTTCCAGGACCTGGGCATCCGCTGCTTCGGTTTCGCGCCGCTGCAGCTCCCGCCGGAGCTGGACTTCGCCGGGATGTTCCACGGCGTGGACGAGCGGGTGCCGGTGGACGGCCTGAAGTTCGGCGTGCGGGTGCTGGACCGGTTCATCGACCTGGCCTGA
- a CDS encoding chaplin, whose product MKAKKIAAVVAATGGLVLAGAGVASAHGGAHADGGAVASPGVLSGNLIQIPVHVPVNVCGNTISVIGLLNPAFGNACQNV is encoded by the coding sequence ATGAAGGCCAAGAAGATCGCTGCCGTTGTCGCCGCCACCGGTGGCCTGGTGCTCGCGGGCGCCGGTGTCGCCTCGGCGCACGGCGGCGCGCACGCGGACGGCGGCGCGGTCGCCTCCCCGGGTGTGCTCTCCGGCAACCTGATCCAGATCCCGGTGCACGTCCCGGTGAACGTCTGCGGCAACACCATCAGCGTGATCGGCCTGCTCAACCCCGCGTTCGGCAACGCCTGCCAGAACGTCTGA
- a CDS encoding helix-turn-helix transcriptional regulator, with translation MSPSPPSTSAQAARKALADQLKGIRKDAGINGRELSVRCGWHPSKTSRIQDGQAAPSEADIRAWCAACGAADQVDGLISASRAVESMYVEWRRLRTAGLRNLQHSYAKLYEETRAFRFYTSDVIPGVLQTAPYATAIMSRFADASRTPDDMERAIATKMERAQVIHTGDHRFAFVVEESVLRYRLGDAEAMAGQLGHLLAVISLPRVSLGIIPFTAERSMWPVESFRVYDDRRVQVELVTAAVNVTTPSEVHEYVRTFTDLQAHAVYGCEARALITAAIEALG, from the coding sequence ATGTCTCCATCACCCCCGTCCACCAGCGCCCAGGCAGCTCGGAAGGCGCTCGCGGATCAGCTCAAGGGCATCCGGAAGGACGCGGGGATCAACGGACGCGAGCTGTCTGTCCGGTGCGGTTGGCACCCTTCCAAGACCTCACGCATCCAGGACGGGCAAGCCGCGCCGTCCGAAGCCGATATCAGGGCGTGGTGCGCCGCGTGCGGTGCCGCCGATCAGGTGGACGGCCTGATCTCCGCGTCCAGAGCCGTCGAGTCCATGTACGTGGAGTGGAGGAGGCTTCGCACTGCCGGCCTCCGCAACCTCCAGCACTCGTACGCAAAGCTGTACGAGGAGACCAGAGCGTTCCGCTTCTACACCTCGGACGTGATCCCCGGGGTTCTCCAGACGGCCCCCTACGCGACAGCGATCATGTCCCGTTTCGCCGACGCGAGTCGGACACCTGACGACATGGAACGGGCCATCGCCACCAAGATGGAACGGGCGCAGGTGATCCACACCGGTGATCACCGCTTCGCGTTCGTCGTCGAGGAGTCCGTGCTGCGCTACCGGCTCGGAGACGCGGAAGCCATGGCGGGCCAACTCGGGCACCTGCTGGCCGTCATCTCCCTCCCCCGCGTCAGCCTGGGGATCATCCCGTTCACCGCCGAGCGCAGCATGTGGCCCGTTGAGTCCTTCCGGGTCTACGACGACCGACGGGTACAGGTCGAGCTGGTCACCGCAGCCGTGAACGTGACGACCCCCTCCGAGGTACACGAATACGTGCGGACGTTCACGGACTTGCAGGCACACGCGGTCTACGGCTGTGAAGCCCGCGCTCTGATCACGGCGGCCATAGAGGCGCTGGGCTGA
- a CDS encoding DUF6879 family protein, with protein sequence MRCRRTQGSRWVPSFDDLMAAAQRSAVHLEMRDSYNVGGESSGFRRWQQTGERDNDPNSDYWRPWVEQIRATVDRGVVIRRARIVSEPVTEYIRYEHGGTVVNLASGEQVRWLPRRSASDLALPGNDFWVFDGETVVFNHFTGDGDWADPPKELRTEPAVAKLCVDAFEAVWDRAVPHDQYHL encoded by the coding sequence GTGCGATGCCGCAGAACGCAGGGCAGCCGGTGGGTACCGAGCTTCGATGACCTGATGGCCGCCGCTCAGCGGTCGGCCGTGCACCTGGAGATGCGGGACTCCTACAACGTCGGCGGCGAGTCGTCCGGCTTCCGCCGCTGGCAGCAGACGGGCGAGCGGGACAACGACCCGAACTCGGACTATTGGCGGCCCTGGGTCGAGCAGATCCGGGCGACCGTTGACCGTGGCGTGGTGATCCGCCGGGCCCGGATCGTGTCCGAGCCCGTGACCGAGTACATCCGTTACGAGCACGGCGGCACCGTCGTCAACCTCGCGTCCGGCGAGCAGGTTCGTTGGCTGCCGAGGCGTTCGGCATCGGATCTGGCTCTTCCGGGCAATGACTTCTGGGTCTTCGACGGAGAGACGGTCGTTTTCAACCACTTCACCGGTGACGGGGATTGGGCCGACCCCCCGAAGGAACTCCGAACCGAACCCGCCGTTGCCAAACTGTGCGTGGACGCCTTCGAAGCAGTCTGGGACCGCGCCGTCCCGCACGATCAGTACCACCTCTGA
- a CDS encoding DUF4132 domain-containing protein, whose translation MRRWELVGDGSAKFWEAGVEGAAVRVRYGRIGGEGREQLKELGSADAAVAHFAKQVAEKERKGYAEVREAGAAVEAGAVGAGGLPDEDAFVLPESWRRAALARRGGRVPEVSRPGPEALERERERIADRGDWVERVLDAPGSDPELVRAARAYLGGAPDAVGAAAVASMLPASWKADAAEHALFTDVWTARHGPAFAVRAMLEREAMETHYLQSGNDVSDIALRRRTPRSQYHGGGFLPAEQRLRALLAAAPEPEHRAALAALAELRDTPRRRALASFLAPGVPGWLDECLADMPSYRDDRSQLQLQLMHSLDDPAQVPPVLRSLWTAWNAWTLPLVASLADGVGTAAAPLVAAGFNQARGADSTREQAAALVHFPTDDAFRALLAKLHDKHVLPALQEAARRYPVRAARLLAEAAAQGGSAGAAARRMLNAHVLLHRELLPQILPRLDAATAALVAALDVARPQAAEAGPEALPPLLVAPPWTRPRTRRAVRVVEGLRPDEEVRLVWRDGEREGWATTAFGGWRYPADTDWAKTAGEVLGESHGLWYAVRLLAQGPEEALAPFLAAWRPTDLWGGSEYLPAVVAKYGAAALPVALHAARAQPANLAPLLLPFLDVRTARQLADGLVRLKSVQPTARSWLVRHGTAGALLLVPDAVGPTGREREAAERALRLVAAADGGAELLAAVSARYGGPAAEAVAEVLAADPLENALPARMPVLPVWAQPAVLPQLLLRAPAEGPGAALPAEAVRHVLTMLALSRPGEPYPGLAVVAEVCRADALAAFGWALFEQWQQAGTPAKESWTLHALGVLGDDTTVRRLTPVVRGWPGEGAHRRAVEGLDVLAAIGTDLALLHLHGIAQRVKFKALKARAQEKIAEVAEGLGLTAEQLGDRLVPDLGLDPDGTTVVDYGTRTFTVGFDEQLRPFVLDADGKRRKDLPAPGAKDDPELAPAERKRFAALKKDVRTVAAEQIRRLEDAMVARRSWSAEEFTSLFVGHPLVWHLARRLVWTAGEGAGATAFRIAEDRTFADPDDAPFVLPADATVRLAHPLLLGEEAVAAWSELFADYEVLQPFPQLGRPVHRFTPEEAAANRLHRFEGCTVPVGRLLGLTKRGWERGVPQDAGVEGWFSKRLADGCHLVIALDEGIAVGLVEEFPDQTFATVWLDSSPGDHCSSREYPLRYGDLDPVTASELLADLEQVTAG comes from the coding sequence GTGCGGCGCTGGGAGCTCGTCGGGGACGGTTCTGCGAAGTTCTGGGAGGCGGGCGTCGAGGGCGCGGCGGTGCGGGTGCGCTACGGGCGCATCGGCGGCGAGGGGCGGGAGCAGCTGAAGGAGCTGGGCTCCGCCGACGCCGCGGTGGCGCACTTCGCCAAGCAGGTCGCGGAGAAGGAGCGCAAGGGGTACGCGGAGGTGCGGGAGGCCGGGGCCGCGGTGGAGGCCGGGGCCGTCGGGGCGGGTGGGCTGCCGGACGAGGACGCCTTCGTGCTGCCCGAGTCCTGGCGGCGGGCGGCGCTGGCGCGGCGCGGGGGGCGGGTGCCGGAGGTGTCCCGGCCCGGGCCGGAGGCGCTGGAGCGGGAGCGGGAGCGGATCGCCGACCGCGGGGACTGGGTGGAGCGGGTGCTGGACGCCCCGGGCTCCGACCCGGAGCTGGTGCGGGCCGCGCGCGCCTACCTGGGCGGTGCGCCGGACGCGGTGGGCGCGGCGGCGGTGGCGAGCATGCTGCCGGCCTCGTGGAAGGCCGACGCCGCGGAGCACGCGCTGTTCACCGACGTCTGGACGGCCCGGCACGGGCCGGCCTTCGCGGTGCGCGCGATGCTGGAGCGGGAGGCCATGGAGACCCACTACCTCCAGTCGGGGAACGACGTCTCGGACATCGCGCTGCGTCGGCGGACCCCCCGGTCCCAGTACCACGGGGGCGGGTTCCTCCCGGCCGAGCAGCGGTTGCGCGCGCTGCTCGCCGCCGCACCGGAGCCGGAGCACCGGGCGGCCCTCGCGGCCCTCGCCGAGCTCCGGGACACGCCCCGGCGCCGGGCGCTCGCCTCCTTCCTGGCCCCGGGGGTGCCCGGTTGGCTGGACGAGTGCCTCGCCGACATGCCCTCCTACCGCGACGACCGTTCGCAGTTGCAGCTCCAGCTGATGCACTCCCTGGACGACCCGGCGCAGGTGCCACCGGTCCTGCGCAGCCTCTGGACGGCCTGGAACGCCTGGACGCTACCGCTGGTCGCGTCCCTCGCCGACGGTGTCGGCACGGCCGCCGCCCCGCTGGTGGCCGCGGGCTTCAACCAGGCCCGCGGGGCGGACAGCACCAGGGAGCAGGCCGCCGCGCTGGTGCACTTCCCGACCGACGACGCCTTCCGGGCGCTGCTGGCCAAGCTGCACGACAAGCACGTCCTCCCGGCGCTCCAGGAGGCCGCGCGGCGCTACCCGGTGCGGGCGGCGCGGCTGCTGGCCGAGGCGGCGGCGCAGGGCGGCTCGGCCGGGGCGGCGGCCCGGCGGATGCTCAACGCCCACGTCCTGCTGCACCGGGAGCTGCTGCCGCAGATCCTGCCGCGGCTCGACGCCGCGACGGCCGCGCTGGTCGCCGCGCTGGACGTCGCCCGCCCGCAGGCCGCCGAGGCCGGTCCGGAGGCGCTGCCGCCGCTGCTGGTCGCGCCGCCGTGGACGCGGCCGCGCACCCGCCGCGCGGTGCGGGTGGTCGAGGGCCTGCGGCCGGACGAGGAGGTGCGGCTGGTCTGGCGGGACGGCGAGCGGGAGGGCTGGGCCACGACCGCGTTCGGCGGGTGGCGGTACCCGGCGGACACCGACTGGGCGAAGACCGCGGGAGAGGTGCTGGGCGAGTCCCACGGCCTCTGGTACGCGGTCCGGCTGCTGGCGCAGGGCCCGGAGGAGGCGCTCGCCCCGTTCCTCGCCGCCTGGCGCCCGACCGACCTGTGGGGCGGTTCGGAGTACCTGCCCGCGGTGGTCGCCAAGTACGGTGCGGCGGCGCTGCCGGTGGCGCTGCACGCCGCCCGGGCGCAGCCCGCGAACCTCGCCCCGCTGCTGCTGCCGTTCCTCGACGTCCGGACGGCCCGGCAGCTGGCGGACGGCCTGGTGCGGCTCAAGTCGGTGCAGCCGACGGCCCGTTCGTGGCTCGTCCGGCACGGGACGGCGGGCGCGCTGCTGCTCGTCCCGGACGCGGTCGGCCCGACCGGGCGGGAACGGGAGGCCGCCGAGCGGGCGCTGCGGCTGGTCGCGGCGGCCGACGGCGGGGCGGAGCTGCTGGCCGCGGTGAGCGCCCGCTACGGCGGCCCGGCGGCGGAGGCGGTCGCCGAGGTGCTGGCCGCGGACCCGCTGGAGAACGCGCTGCCGGCCCGGATGCCGGTGCTGCCCGTCTGGGCGCAGCCCGCCGTCCTGCCGCAACTGCTGCTGCGCGCACCGGCAGAGGGCCCGGGGGCGGCGCTGCCCGCCGAGGCGGTGCGGCACGTACTGACGATGCTGGCGCTGTCGCGGCCCGGCGAGCCGTACCCGGGGCTGGCGGTGGTGGCGGAGGTCTGCCGGGCCGACGCGCTGGCCGCGTTCGGCTGGGCGCTGTTCGAGCAGTGGCAGCAGGCCGGGACGCCCGCCAAGGAGAGCTGGACGCTGCACGCGCTGGGGGTGCTGGGCGACGACACGACGGTGCGCCGGCTCACCCCGGTGGTGCGCGGGTGGCCGGGCGAGGGCGCGCACCGGCGGGCCGTCGAGGGGCTGGACGTGCTGGCCGCGATCGGCACCGACCTGGCGCTGCTGCACCTGCACGGCATCGCGCAGCGGGTGAAGTTCAAGGCGCTGAAGGCCCGCGCCCAGGAGAAGATCGCCGAGGTGGCGGAGGGCCTGGGCCTGACCGCCGAGCAGCTCGGCGACCGGCTGGTGCCGGACCTGGGCCTGGACCCGGACGGCACCACCGTCGTCGACTACGGCACCCGGACGTTCACCGTCGGCTTCGACGAGCAGCTGCGCCCGTTCGTCCTGGACGCCGACGGCAAGCGGCGCAAGGACCTGCCCGCGCCGGGTGCCAAGGACGACCCGGAGCTGGCCCCCGCCGAGCGCAAGCGGTTCGCCGCGCTGAAGAAGGACGTGCGGACGGTCGCGGCCGAGCAGATCCGCCGCCTGGAGGACGCGATGGTGGCCCGGCGCAGCTGGAGCGCCGAGGAGTTCACCTCGCTGTTCGTCGGGCACCCGCTGGTGTGGCACCTGGCCCGCCGCCTGGTCTGGACGGCCGGGGAGGGGGCGGGCGCGACCGCGTTCCGGATCGCCGAGGACCGCACCTTCGCCGACCCGGACGACGCGCCCTTCGTGCTGCCCGCGGACGCGACCGTCCGGCTGGCCCACCCGCTGCTGCTGGGCGAGGAGGCGGTGGCGGCCTGGTCGGAGCTGTTCGCCGACTACGAGGTGCTCCAGCCGTTCCCGCAACTCGGCCGTCCCGTGCACCGGTTCACCCCGGAGGAGGCCGCCGCCAACCGGCTGCACCGCTTCGAGGGGTGCACCGTGCCGGTCGGCCGGCTGCTGGGGCTGACCAAGCGCGGCTGGGAGCGCGGCGTGCCGCAGGACGCCGGGGTGGAGGGCTGGTTCTCCAAGCGGCTCGCCGACGGCTGCCACCTGGTCATCGCGCTCGACGAGGGCATCGCGGTGGGCCTGGTGGAGGAGTTCCCCGACCAGACCTTCGCGACGGTCTGGCTGGACTCCTCCCCCGGCGACCACTGCAGCAGCCGCGAGTACCCGCTGCGCTACGGCGACCTGGACCCGGTCACCGCCTCCGAGTTGCTCGCCGACCTCGAACAGGTCACCGCCGGGTGA